A DNA window from Solanum lycopersicum chromosome 3, SLM_r2.1 contains the following coding sequences:
- the LOC101246403 gene encoding ATP-dependent Clp protease ATP-binding subunit CLPT1, chloroplastic, giving the protein MATHSFSLLPIQSLTSNSSNKQSENTNTFLTHKYCKALATSFTGGKLLIRPQNLNSVTPKRRRSTVATVAFSLPITKPEGYEKQPKWSSRAIQAFVMAELEARKIKYPSTGTEALLMGILVEGTSLAAKFLRANGITFFKVSEETLKLLGKSDMYYSNPESPPLTKPARKALDWAVNEKLKSGEDGEITVTHIVLGIWSVKESAGHIIMSTLGFDDEKAKELAKFMDKDSELTYK; this is encoded by the exons ATGGCGACTCACAGTTTTTCATTACTTCCAATCCAGTCTTTAACTTCCAATTCTAGCAACAAACAAAGTGAGAATACTAATACTTTTTTAACCCATAAGTATTGTAAAGCTCTGGCTACTAGTTTTACCGGCGGGAAGCTCTTGATTCGGCCGCAGAATTTGAACAGTGTTACTCCCAAACGTCGTCGTTCTACAGTAGCAACGGTTGCCTTCAGCCTCCCTATTAC GAAACCAGAGGGTTATGAGAAACAGCCCAA ATGGTCGTCAAGAGCAATACAGGCATTCGTAATGGCTGAATTAGAAGCAAGGAAGATCAAGTACCCAAGTACTGGCACTGAAGCTCTTTTAATGGGCATCTTAGTTGAAG GGACCAGTTTGGCTGCCAAGTTTTTGAGAGCAAATGGTATAACCTTTTTCAAGGTGAGTGAAGAAACACTGAAGTTGCTTGGAAAATCCGACATGTATTATTCCAATCCAGAGTCTCCTCCCCTTACTAAACCAGCTCGGAAGGCTCTTGACTGGGCAGTCAATGAGAAATTGAAATCAG GTGAAGATGGGGAAATAACCGTCACACATATTGTTCTTGGTATTTGGTCAGTAAAGGAATCAGCTGGGCATATAATAATGTCTACACTTGGTTTTGATGACGAGAAGGCTAAAGAGCTGGCCAAATTT ATGGACAAGGACAGTGAGCTGACCTATAAATAG